A genomic region of Rhipicephalus sanguineus isolate Rsan-2018 chromosome 1, BIME_Rsan_1.4, whole genome shotgun sequence contains the following coding sequences:
- the LOC119379269 gene encoding uncharacterized protein LOC119379269, with translation MRKKRRPCSSLAPSEDGGMAPGLPDRSMQQCSSSATVSGVAEQRLATAKPTHSDESLAELFALIESNPCLWKNDSKSFKNLRLKRRLWNRFAVHLQKHFPMLGPFTGDNLRYVYSIKRRQYYDELKDKTGRTKTGELEYTGRWKFFDCLSFLRVHSEPFRTAVISPLLHFEKEQLLELDEEGDDAFLDDGDGSVLEPDEQSILPDSVSAPPEPLAVTNDELGTGDGVEYIIDSPSAPPPAKKVRSSTTSLDVKPLLPVAPSSTSGSSSDNAVPQVESLQSLSPAVGGYYDECDQFGNIIANYMRRLSDEDRLEFHCHIMSCTKDFFKCFTRFNDKRRP, from the exons ATGCGTAAGAAACGTCGTCCGTGCTCCAGTTTGGCTCCCAGCGAGGACGGTGGTATGGCGCCTGGTTTGCCCGACCGCTCGATGCAACAGTGCTCCAGCAGCGCGACTGTGTCCGGCGTCGCCGAACAGCGACTCGCGACGGCCAAGCCTACTCACAGCGACGAGTCTCTGGCCGAGCTGTTCGCCCTCATTGAGAGCAACCCCTGCCTCTGGAAGAACGACTCGAAGAGCTTCAAGAACCTGCGACTTAAGCGTCGACTCTGGAACCGATTCGCCGTCCACCTCCAAAAGCACTTCCCCATGCTTGGACCGTTCACTGGTG ATAACCTGCGGTATGTGTACAGCATCAAGAGGCGGCAGTACTACGACGAGTTGAAGGACAAGACGGGACGGACCAAAACCGGAGAGCTCGAATACACCGGTCGGTGGAAATTCTTCGACTGCCTCAGCTTTCTGCGTGTTCATTCGGAGCCCTTCCGGACCGCCGTGATTAGTCCCCTGCTTCACTTCGAGAAAGAACAGCTG CTCGAGCTGGATGAAGAGGGCGATGATGCGTTCTTGGACGACGGCGACGGAAGCGTCTTGGAACCCGACGAGCAAAGCATCTTGCCTGATAGCGTCTCGGCGCCTCCCGAGCCACTGGCGGTGACCAACGACGAGCTCGGAACGGGTGACGGCGTCGAATACATCATCGACTCGCCTTCGGCTCCACCTCCCGCGAAAAAAGTCCGGTCCTCTACGACGAGCCTCGACGTTAAGCCACTTCTCCCTGTGGCCCCGTCCAGCACCAGTGGCAGTAGCAGCGACAACGCCGTGCCTCAGGTCGAGAGCTTGCAGTCACTGAGTCCCGCCGTCGGCGGCTACTACGACGAGTGCGACCAGTTCGGCAATATAATTGCCAACTACATGCGTCGCCTGTCGGATGAGGACCGGCTTGAGTTCCACTGCCACATAATGAGCTGCACCAAGGACTTCTTCAAGTGCTTCACGCGCTTCAACGATAAACGGCGCCCGTGA